In a genomic window of Pseudomonas mohnii:
- a CDS encoding DeoR/GlpR family DNA-binding transcription regulator, which yields MHDQHSAAELPHLRRQKILLILERDGKVMASGLSQHFAVSEDTIRRDLAELDSAGLVQRVHGGALPRPKDTGKDYFTRISETDEVKTRLAQLAAERVEDGQIVMFDSGTTTLQIARSLPSDISITAITTSPMTAITLAEYKGIKVILAGGQLNLATLSVSGHETLRLLQGIKADLLFTGVCAIHPEVGISSLHFDEVPVKQALIDSASQVIAVTTADKLGAVEPFVVAPCSRLHTLITERHVATGNIDDYRKLGIEVVQVET from the coding sequence ATGCATGATCAACATTCCGCGGCCGAACTCCCTCATCTGCGTCGGCAGAAAATCCTCCTGATCCTCGAGCGCGACGGCAAGGTCATGGCCTCCGGGTTGAGCCAGCATTTCGCCGTGTCCGAAGACACCATCCGCCGCGATCTTGCCGAGCTGGACAGCGCCGGCCTGGTTCAGCGGGTGCACGGCGGGGCGCTGCCGCGACCCAAGGACACCGGCAAGGATTACTTCACCCGCATCAGCGAAACCGACGAGGTGAAAACCCGACTGGCGCAGCTCGCCGCTGAAAGGGTGGAGGACGGCCAGATCGTGATGTTCGATTCGGGCACGACCACGCTGCAGATCGCGCGTTCGCTGCCCTCGGACATTTCCATCACCGCCATCACGACTTCGCCGATGACTGCCATCACCCTGGCTGAATACAAAGGCATCAAGGTCATCCTCGCGGGCGGGCAACTCAACCTGGCGACCCTGTCCGTCAGTGGCCACGAGACCCTTCGCTTGCTGCAGGGAATCAAGGCCGACCTGCTGTTCACCGGGGTTTGCGCGATTCATCCCGAGGTGGGCATCAGCTCGCTGCATTTCGATGAGGTGCCGGTGAAACAGGCACTGATCGACAGTGCCTCGCAGGTGATCGCCGTCACCACGGCGGACAAACTGGGCGCGGTCGAACCGTTCGTGGTGGCGCCCTGTTCGCGCCTGCATACGCTGATCACCGAGCGTCATGTGGCGACGGGCAACATCGATGATTACCGCAAGCTGGGCATCGAGGTGGTTCAGGTGGAGACCTGA
- a CDS encoding NAD(P)/FAD-dependent oxidoreductase: MTNQRCNSYYTATLNQDTDYPTLQGQHRVDVVIIGGGFTGVATAVELAEKGLKVAIVESHKIGWGATGRNGGQVTGSLSGDEAMRKQMRRTLGEDVDDFIWHLRWRGHQIIRQRVEKYGIACDLKHGHLHAAYKPGHMEGLRKDYDEAVRRGMGDEVSLLDRSQVRDLLQSDLYHGAIKNTRNMHLHPLNLCIGEARAAESLGALIFENSEVLEIIHGDGPHKRPGVRTAHGRIDANQVLLAGDVYHKLEPGQLKGKIFPAMGGIVTTAPLGDLARQINPEDLAVYDCRFVLDYYRLTADGRLLFGGGANYSGKDSRDIAAELRPCIEQTFPALKGVAIDYQWSCAMGIVINRIPQLGKLSDNVWYCQGYSGHGIATTHIMGEIMGRAITGQLEHFDTFAACQHIRVPMGDLLGNPMLAAGMWYYQMLERLR, translated from the coding sequence ATGACTAACCAACGCTGCAATTCCTACTACACCGCCACCCTCAACCAGGACACCGATTACCCGACCCTGCAAGGCCAACACCGGGTTGACGTGGTGATCATCGGCGGCGGCTTCACCGGCGTCGCCACCGCCGTCGAACTGGCTGAAAAAGGCCTGAAAGTCGCCATCGTCGAAAGCCACAAAATCGGCTGGGGCGCGACCGGACGCAACGGTGGCCAGGTCACCGGCAGCCTCTCGGGCGACGAGGCCATGCGCAAGCAAATGCGCCGTACCCTCGGCGAAGACGTCGACGACTTCATCTGGCACCTGCGCTGGCGCGGACACCAGATCATCCGGCAACGGGTGGAAAAATACGGCATCGCCTGCGACCTCAAGCACGGCCACCTGCACGCGGCCTACAAGCCAGGCCACATGGAGGGCTTGCGCAAGGATTACGACGAAGCCGTGCGCCGTGGCATGGGCGACGAGGTCAGCCTGCTCGACCGCAGCCAGGTGCGCGACCTGCTGCAAAGCGACCTTTACCACGGGGCAATCAAGAACACCCGCAACATGCACCTGCACCCGCTGAACCTGTGCATCGGCGAAGCCCGCGCGGCCGAGAGCCTGGGCGCGCTGATCTTCGAAAACAGCGAAGTGCTGGAGATCATTCACGGTGATGGCCCGCACAAGCGCCCTGGCGTACGCACCGCCCACGGTCGCATCGACGCCAACCAGGTGCTGCTGGCCGGCGACGTCTACCACAAACTGGAACCGGGCCAACTCAAGGGCAAGATCTTCCCGGCCATGGGCGGCATCGTCACCACCGCGCCGCTGGGCGACCTGGCCAGACAGATCAACCCCGAAGACCTGGCCGTCTACGACTGCCGCTTCGTGCTCGATTACTACCGCCTGACTGCGGACGGTCGTTTGCTGTTCGGTGGCGGCGCCAATTACAGCGGCAAGGATTCCCGCGACATCGCCGCCGAGTTGCGCCCCTGCATCGAGCAAACGTTCCCGGCACTCAAGGGCGTGGCCATCGATTACCAGTGGAGCTGCGCGATGGGCATCGTGATCAACCGCATCCCGCAATTGGGCAAGCTCTCGGACAACGTCTGGTACTGCCAGGGCTACTCCGGGCACGGCATCGCCACCACGCACATCATGGGCGAAATCATGGGCCGCGCGATCACAGGACAACTGGAGCACTTCGACACCTTCGCCGCCTGCCAGCACATCCGCGTCCCCATGGGCGACCTGCTCGGCAACCCGATGCTCGCCGCCGGCATGTGGTACTACCAAATGCTTGAACGCCTGCGCTGA
- a CDS encoding glutamine synthetase family protein: MKFAALEDAQRFLANNPDIDMIELFILDANGVPRGKLLHREELLAVYESGRPLPSTILGLTLQGEDVENSGLVWDVGDIDCRAYPLEGSLVRLPWRQIPTAAVQVSMHPQEGMPASIADPRHLLIKVVDGLKAEGYHPVMACELEFYLLDSKRDHNGRPQPALDADGGRPRHTQVYGLRELEQIEPFLADLYAACKLHEIPARTAISEYAPGQVEITLEHGDALQAMDQAVRYKRLVKAVAHKHGMQATFMAKPFDDLAGTGMHMHVSIADAEGRNLFASEDPAGTPLLRTAIGGMLASLLDSLLLFCPNANSYRRFQANSYAPLAPTWGVDNRTVSLRVPGGPANSRHIEHRICGADANPYLAAAAILAGIHRGIRENLDPGEPVQGNGYAQATQLLPTDWLTSLTALENSAWARDALGQEFLGVYLAVKRAEYRQFMGEVGEQDWRWYLTEA, encoded by the coding sequence ATGAAATTCGCAGCCCTTGAAGATGCCCAACGCTTTCTGGCGAACAACCCCGATATCGACATGATCGAGCTGTTCATTCTCGATGCCAACGGCGTGCCACGGGGCAAACTGTTGCACCGCGAAGAGCTGCTGGCGGTGTATGAAAGCGGTCGTCCGCTGCCCAGCACCATCCTCGGCCTGACCTTGCAGGGCGAAGACGTCGAGAACTCCGGGCTGGTGTGGGACGTCGGCGACATCGACTGCCGCGCCTACCCGCTCGAAGGCAGCCTGGTGCGCTTGCCGTGGCGGCAGATTCCGACGGCGGCGGTGCAGGTCAGCATGCACCCGCAAGAAGGCATGCCGGCGAGCATCGCCGACCCGCGCCACCTGCTGATCAAGGTCGTCGACGGCCTCAAAGCCGAGGGTTACCACCCGGTGATGGCCTGTGAGCTGGAGTTCTATCTGCTTGACAGCAAGCGCGATCACAACGGTCGCCCGCAACCGGCGCTGGACGCTGACGGGGGTCGCCCACGGCACACTCAGGTCTATGGCCTGCGTGAGCTGGAACAGATCGAACCGTTCCTCGCCGACCTCTATGCCGCGTGCAAACTGCACGAGATTCCGGCGCGCACGGCGATTTCCGAATACGCCCCGGGCCAGGTGGAAATCACCCTGGAACACGGCGATGCCTTGCAGGCGATGGACCAGGCCGTGCGTTACAAGCGCCTGGTGAAAGCCGTCGCCCACAAGCACGGCATGCAGGCGACGTTCATGGCCAAGCCGTTCGACGATCTGGCCGGCACCGGCATGCACATGCACGTCAGCATCGCCGACGCCGAAGGTCGCAACCTGTTCGCCTCCGAGGACCCGGCCGGCACCCCGCTGCTGCGCACCGCCATCGGCGGCATGCTCGCCTCGCTGCTGGATTCGTTGTTGCTGTTCTGCCCCAACGCCAACTCCTACCGGCGTTTCCAGGCCAACAGCTATGCGCCGCTGGCACCGACCTGGGGCGTCGATAACCGCACGGTGAGCCTGCGCGTGCCGGGTGGCCCGGCCAACAGCCGCCACATCGAACACCGCATCTGCGGCGCCGACGCCAACCCGTATCTGGCGGCGGCGGCGATTCTGGCCGGCATCCATCGCGGCATCCGTGAAAACCTCGATCCGGGCGAACCGGTGCAAGGCAACGGTTATGCGCAAGCCACGCAGTTGCTGCCCACCGACTGGCTGACGTCCCTGACGGCACTGGAAAATTCGGCGTGGGCGCGGGATGCACTGGGTCAGGAATTTCTTGGGGTTTATCTGGCGGTCAAGCGTGCCGAGTATCGGCAGTTCATGGGCGAAGTGGGAGAGCAGGACTGGCGCTGGTATTTGACTGAGGCGTGA
- the chrA gene encoding chromate efflux transporter, translating to MSLTPSPNSAPELTKPAPISLREAFRFWLKLGFISFGGPAGQISIMHQELVVRRRWISERRFLHALNYCMLLPGPEAQQLATYLGWLMHRTWGGVIAGALFVLPSLFILIALSWVYIAFGEVPVVAGLFYGIKPAVTAIVLQAAHRIGSRALKNGWMWAIAAASFAAIFLGNVPFPLIVLGAAVIGYFGGRLAPDKFTTGGHGAAKKSFGPALIDDDTPPPEHARFSRWYLLRLALIGVVLWTLPMATLTALFGWEGTLTQMSWFFTKAALLTFGGAYAVLPYVYQGAVGHYGWLTPTQMIDGLALGETTPGPLIMIVAFVGFIGAYVHQVFGPDQAFVAGALAATLVTWFTFLPSFLFILAGGPLVESTHNELKFTAPLTAITAAVVGVILNLACFFGYHVLWPKGFAGQLDWPSLAIAIAAAIALLRFKRGVIEVLFGCGLIGLVVHLLH from the coding sequence TTGAGCCTCACGCCCTCCCCAAACAGCGCCCCCGAACTGACCAAGCCTGCGCCGATCAGCTTGCGAGAAGCGTTCCGTTTCTGGCTCAAGCTCGGTTTCATCAGCTTCGGCGGGCCGGCCGGACAGATTTCGATCATGCACCAGGAACTGGTCGTGCGCCGCCGCTGGATCTCCGAGCGACGCTTCCTGCATGCCCTCAACTACTGCATGTTGCTGCCCGGTCCCGAGGCCCAGCAACTGGCGACCTACCTCGGCTGGCTGATGCACCGTACCTGGGGTGGCGTGATCGCCGGTGCGCTGTTTGTGCTGCCGTCGCTGTTCATCCTGATTGCGCTGTCCTGGGTGTACATCGCCTTCGGTGAAGTGCCGGTGGTGGCCGGGCTGTTTTACGGGATCAAGCCAGCGGTGACCGCGATTGTGCTGCAAGCCGCGCACCGGATCGGCTCCCGTGCGCTGAAGAACGGCTGGATGTGGGCGATCGCCGCAGCGTCATTCGCCGCGATCTTCCTCGGCAACGTGCCGTTTCCGCTGATCGTGCTGGGCGCGGCCGTCATCGGTTACTTCGGCGGGCGCCTGGCACCGGATAAATTCACGACGGGCGGCCACGGTGCGGCGAAAAAATCTTTCGGCCCGGCACTGATCGACGACGACACGCCGCCCCCCGAACATGCCCGTTTCAGTCGCTGGTACCTGTTGCGCCTGGCGCTGATCGGCGTGGTGTTGTGGACACTGCCGATGGCGACCCTCACTGCCCTGTTCGGCTGGGAAGGCACGCTCACGCAAATGAGCTGGTTCTTCACCAAAGCGGCACTGCTGACCTTCGGCGGTGCCTACGCGGTGCTGCCCTATGTGTATCAGGGCGCGGTCGGCCACTATGGCTGGCTGACGCCGACACAGATGATCGACGGCCTGGCGCTGGGCGAAACCACGCCGGGGCCGCTGATCATGATCGTGGCCTTCGTCGGTTTTATCGGTGCCTATGTCCATCAAGTGTTCGGCCCTGATCAGGCGTTTGTCGCCGGCGCCCTCGCGGCCACGCTGGTGACCTGGTTCACTTTCCTGCCTTCGTTCCTGTTCATCCTCGCCGGTGGGCCACTGGTGGAATCCACCCATAATGAACTGAAATTCACCGCGCCACTGACGGCCATCACTGCCGCAGTGGTCGGCGTGATTCTTAACCTGGCGTGCTTTTTTGGTTATCACGTGCTGTGGCCCAAGGGCTTCGCCGGTCAACTGGACTGGCCTTCACTGGCGATCGCCATCGCCGCCGCCATTGCCTTGCTTCGGTTCAAGCGCGGAGTCATCGAAGTGTTGTTCGGTTGTGGCCTGATCGGACTGGTCGTGCACCTGCTGCATTGA
- a CDS encoding bestrophin family protein, whose amino-acid sequence MIVRPKPNLIGVLTSLKGSIAKRIALRSLMVTLLASAIVLIETLHPSYFSKVSATPFTLLGLSLSIFMSFRNNACYDRWYEARKAWGDIIVEVRSMIRETRVIKDARERHTILGNLCGFAHALNARLRKENELAASGDWLQPIPKGGTQDISGQILMQVGQQCSALSESGAINEWRYTIISGHLSNLTRAQAICERIKNTPLPFPYTLLLHRTIYLFCILLPFAMAEPLGWLTPIFTAIVSYTFFGLDAIADELEDPFGRDENDLPTDAIVRNIERDILDALGVTELPPQLEPVDFVLN is encoded by the coding sequence ATGATCGTCAGACCCAAACCCAACCTGATCGGTGTCCTGACATCACTCAAGGGCTCGATCGCCAAGCGCATTGCCCTGCGCAGCCTGATGGTGACGCTGCTGGCCTCGGCCATCGTGCTGATCGAAACGCTGCACCCCAGCTACTTTTCCAAGGTCAGTGCGACACCCTTCACCCTGCTGGGTTTGTCGCTGTCGATCTTCATGAGCTTTCGCAACAACGCCTGTTATGACCGCTGGTATGAAGCGCGCAAGGCGTGGGGCGACATCATCGTGGAAGTCCGGTCGATGATTCGCGAAACCCGGGTCATCAAGGACGCCCGTGAACGACACACGATCCTCGGCAACCTCTGCGGCTTCGCCCATGCGCTTAACGCCCGGTTGCGCAAGGAGAACGAACTGGCCGCCAGCGGTGACTGGTTGCAGCCAATTCCCAAGGGCGGCACCCAGGACATCAGCGGGCAAATACTGATGCAGGTTGGCCAACAGTGCTCGGCACTCAGCGAGTCGGGCGCCATCAATGAATGGCGCTACACCATCATCTCCGGTCACCTGTCCAACCTGACCCGCGCCCAGGCGATCTGTGAACGGATCAAAAACACCCCGCTGCCGTTCCCGTACACCTTGCTGCTGCACCGGACCATCTATCTGTTCTGCATCCTGTTGCCGTTTGCGATGGCCGAACCCCTGGGCTGGCTGACACCCATTTTCACCGCGATCGTCAGCTACACCTTTTTCGGGCTGGACGCGATTGCCGATGAATTGGAAGACCCGTTCGGACGCGACGAAAACGATCTGCCCACCGACGCCATCGTGCGCAACATCGAACGCGACATCCTGGACGCACTGGGCGTGACGGAACTGCCGCCACAACTGGAGCCGGTGGACTTTGTCCTGAACTGA
- the moaA gene encoding GTP 3',8-cyclase MoaA produces MSERVLVDGFSRRVDYLRMSVTDRCDFRCVYCMAEDMQFLPRQRVLTLEEIYQVAHSFVALGTRKIRLTGGEPLIRPGVVQLCQKIAALPGLRELCMTTNGSQLARLAEPLFEAGVKRLNISLDCLDPQRFRELTRTGELAQVIKGIDAANKAGFRNTKLNCVVMKGRNDHEINDLVSFAIDRHLDISFIEEMPLGTILEHSRAESFFSSAQVREKIAERYTLIDSAESTQGPSRYWRLAEAPHIRLGFISPHSHNFCATCNRVRLTVEGRLLLCLGNEHAVDLKAVLRSHPGQPERLEHAIIEAMKLKPYRHHFEVNDDVQVVRFMNMTGG; encoded by the coding sequence ATGTCAGAGCGAGTCTTGGTCGATGGGTTCTCCCGGCGGGTGGACTACCTGCGCATGTCGGTCACCGATCGCTGCGATTTCCGTTGCGTATATTGCATGGCCGAGGACATGCAGTTCCTGCCCCGGCAGCGCGTGCTGACCCTGGAAGAGATCTATCAGGTGGCCCACAGTTTCGTCGCACTGGGCACCCGCAAGATCCGCCTGACCGGGGGCGAACCGCTGATCCGCCCGGGTGTGGTGCAACTGTGCCAGAAGATCGCCGCCCTGCCCGGCCTGCGCGAACTGTGCATGACCACCAACGGTTCGCAGTTGGCCAGACTGGCTGAGCCGTTGTTCGAGGCCGGGGTCAAGCGCCTCAATATCAGCCTCGATTGCCTCGACCCGCAACGCTTTCGCGAACTGACCCGCACCGGTGAACTGGCGCAGGTCATCAAAGGCATCGACGCCGCCAACAAGGCGGGATTTCGCAACACCAAGCTCAACTGCGTGGTGATGAAGGGCCGCAACGATCACGAGATCAATGACCTGGTGAGCTTTGCCATCGACCGTCACCTGGACATCTCCTTCATTGAAGAAATGCCCTTGGGCACCATCCTCGAACACAGCCGCGCCGAGTCGTTTTTCTCCAGTGCCCAGGTACGTGAAAAAATCGCCGAACGCTACACTTTGATTGATTCCGCCGAGTCGACCCAGGGCCCTTCGCGCTACTGGCGCCTGGCCGAAGCGCCGCACATTCGCCTGGGGTTCATTTCGCCCCACAGCCACAATTTTTGCGCCACCTGCAACCGGGTGCGGCTGACCGTGGAGGGTCGCCTGCTGCTGTGCCTGGGCAACGAGCACGCGGTCGACCTCAAGGCCGTCTTGCGCAGCCACCCCGGCCAGCCCGAACGCCTGGAACACGCCATCATCGAGGCGATGAAACTCAAACCTTATCGGCACCATTTCGAAGTGAACGACGATGTCCAGGTGGTTCGCTTCATGAACATGACAGGCGGCTGA
- a CDS encoding CAP domain-containing protein, whose protein sequence is MRSLSSAMRFTGLSLGLLFASSAMAGEESQLIESINAYRSQLQRCAGQVSSELPPLSADPRLALSATSIGNLQQAMVTAGYPMKNVQAISLSGPRDAASAMKAIQESFCQIVLDPQFVDVGVSHQDRDWRIVVARPLLSARLGDWQTEGQKLLAELNIARSKARQCGTQPFGATAPLTWNATLATAAEAHARNMANKNFFDHKDLDGRTPGDRAELAGYDFQQIGETIAAGQDTVRKVVDGWLDSPSHCANVMNPLFRDLGAAYATDPKSDAGIYWTVMFGAQ, encoded by the coding sequence ATGCGTTCACTATCATCCGCAATGCGCTTTACCGGGTTGTCACTGGGTCTGCTGTTCGCCTCCAGCGCGATGGCGGGCGAAGAGTCACAGCTGATCGAATCGATCAATGCCTACCGCAGCCAGTTGCAACGGTGCGCCGGTCAAGTGTCGTCGGAGCTGCCGCCGCTGTCGGCCGACCCGCGCCTGGCGCTGTCCGCCACCAGCATCGGCAATTTGCAGCAGGCCATGGTGACCGCCGGTTACCCCATGAAGAACGTGCAGGCGATCAGCTTGTCCGGGCCCCGTGATGCGGCCTCGGCGATGAAAGCGATACAGGAGAGTTTTTGCCAGATCGTGCTGGACCCGCAATTCGTCGATGTCGGTGTCAGCCATCAGGACCGTGACTGGCGAATCGTCGTCGCCCGTCCGTTGCTCAGCGCACGCTTGGGCGACTGGCAGACCGAAGGCCAGAAACTGCTGGCCGAACTCAACATCGCTCGCAGCAAAGCGCGCCAATGTGGCACGCAGCCCTTCGGCGCCACCGCGCCGCTGACCTGGAACGCCACGCTGGCGACCGCCGCCGAAGCGCACGCGCGCAACATGGCCAATAAAAACTTCTTCGACCACAAGGACCTGGATGGCCGCACACCGGGCGACCGGGCGGAACTGGCGGGCTACGACTTCCAGCAGATCGGCGAGACCATCGCCGCCGGGCAGGACACCGTGCGCAAGGTGGTCGATGGCTGGCTGGACAGCCCCAGTCATTGCGCCAACGTGATGAACCCGCTGTTCCGTGATCTGGGCGCGGCCTACGCGACCGATCCGAAGAGCGATGCGGGGATTTACTGGACGGTGATGTTCGGGGCGCAGTAA
- a CDS encoding cell wall hydrolase gives MRLDWIATCLAITLLVGPAFASDQDQKQQVAKDKAQVLEQKAADNSSPAPVPKSQAITQPEVQAVDPAGKAPMDDAITCLARSIYWEAKGKDSTDMEAVANVVMNRLGHEGFPDTVCAVVKQGSETKSCQFSWWCDGKSDSAQEEAPYAIAKEIARKALNKQLPDHTGGALYFHDRTVKPDWADKYVKTAEIGLFRFYKPRDGDAK, from the coding sequence ATGCGCCTCGACTGGATTGCAACCTGCCTCGCAATAACGCTGCTGGTCGGCCCGGCCTTCGCCAGCGATCAGGATCAAAAACAACAAGTCGCCAAAGACAAGGCCCAGGTCCTGGAGCAAAAGGCTGCGGATAACAGCAGTCCGGCACCGGTACCCAAGTCTCAAGCCATTACCCAACCTGAAGTCCAGGCAGTCGATCCGGCGGGCAAAGCACCCATGGACGACGCGATCACCTGTCTGGCCCGTTCGATCTACTGGGAAGCCAAGGGCAAGGACTCCACCGACATGGAGGCCGTCGCCAATGTGGTGATGAACCGACTGGGTCACGAAGGCTTCCCGGATACGGTGTGCGCGGTGGTCAAACAGGGCTCGGAAACCAAGAGCTGCCAGTTCTCCTGGTGGTGTGACGGCAAGTCCGACTCGGCTCAGGAGGAGGCTCCCTACGCGATCGCCAAGGAAATCGCACGCAAGGCGCTGAACAAACAATTGCCGGACCACACGGGCGGCGCGTTGTATTTCCACGACCGCACCGTCAAGCCCGATTGGGCGGACAAGTACGTCAAGACCGCTGAAATCGGCTTGTTCCGGTTTTATAAGCCCCGTGACGGGGATGCGAAATAA
- a CDS encoding NAD-dependent epimerase/dehydratase family protein → MTVLVTGVAGFIGFHTARRLCLDGHAVVGIDNLNDYYDVTLKRARLKELECLPGFRFEKMDIVDKPALMALFRDQPFSEVVHLAAQAGVRYSLDNPDVYAQSNLVGFLNVLEACRHHRPEHLIYASSSSVYGSNSKMPFSVEDAVDHPVSLYAATKRANELLAESYCHLYGLKASGLRFFTVYGPWGRPDMALFRFTEAMLKGLPIDIYNQGRMARDFTYIDDIVESIARLRTRPPLADEPGAGANRLFNIGRGQPVALLEFVDCLEAALGMPAQRNYLPLQAGDVVKTWADVSALTEWVDFHPQVPVAAGVGAFVTWYRQFYQI, encoded by the coding sequence GTGACGGTTCTCGTCACCGGCGTCGCCGGGTTCATTGGATTTCACACCGCCCGGCGTCTATGTCTGGACGGCCATGCAGTGGTTGGCATCGACAACCTCAATGACTATTACGACGTCACGCTCAAGCGCGCACGACTCAAGGAACTGGAGTGTTTGCCGGGCTTTCGTTTCGAGAAAATGGACATTGTCGATAAGCCGGCGTTGATGGCGTTGTTTCGCGATCAGCCGTTTAGCGAAGTGGTGCATCTGGCCGCCCAGGCCGGTGTGCGCTACTCCCTGGACAATCCCGACGTTTACGCCCAATCAAACCTGGTGGGCTTTCTCAATGTGCTGGAAGCCTGCCGGCACCATCGCCCTGAGCATCTGATCTACGCCTCGAGCAGCTCGGTGTACGGCAGCAACAGCAAAATGCCGTTCAGTGTCGAAGACGCGGTCGATCACCCTGTTTCGCTGTACGCCGCGACCAAACGCGCCAATGAGCTGCTGGCCGAGAGTTATTGCCACCTGTACGGCCTCAAGGCCAGCGGGCTGCGCTTCTTCACGGTTTACGGGCCATGGGGCCGACCCGACATGGCGCTGTTCAGGTTTACCGAGGCCATGCTCAAAGGTTTGCCGATCGACATCTATAACCAGGGGCGGATGGCGCGGGATTTCACGTATATCGACGACATCGTCGAAAGCATCGCCCGTTTGCGCACGCGCCCGCCGCTGGCGGATGAGCCCGGCGCGGGCGCCAACCGGTTGTTCAATATCGGTCGCGGCCAGCCAGTGGCGCTGCTGGAGTTCGTCGACTGCCTGGAAGCGGCGCTGGGGATGCCGGCGCAACGTAACTATCTACCGCTGCAGGCTGGCGATGTGGTCAAGACCTGGGCCGATGTCTCGGCGCTGACCGAATGGGTCGACTTCCACCCTCAAGTCCCGGTTGCAGCCGGCGTAGGGGCGTTTGTGACGTGGTATCGGCAGTTTTATCAAATTTGA
- a CDS encoding glycosyltransferase family 2 protein, translating into MSQDIFVSVLIPAKNEANNLKPLLEEVRVALADESYEIIVVDDGSTDATLHELLQAKNNGLSQLRILHHDRSLGQSTSLYHAAREARGQWLATLDGDGQNDPADIPGMLALVRGGRGRGEVQLVAGHRTNRRDTASKRWASRFANGLRSRLLKDATPDTGCGLKLIQRAAFLRLPYFDHMHRYIPALIQRHNGRMIVHPVNHRHRTAGVSKYGNIDRALVGILDLIGVWWLIKRTRLNTQAQEVEG; encoded by the coding sequence ATGAGCCAGGACATTTTTGTATCGGTACTGATCCCCGCGAAGAACGAAGCGAACAATCTCAAGCCCTTGCTTGAGGAAGTCCGCGTGGCGCTGGCCGACGAGTCTTATGAAATCATCGTGGTCGACGATGGCAGTACCGACGCGACCTTGCACGAATTACTGCAGGCCAAAAACAATGGTCTGAGCCAGTTACGCATCCTGCACCATGATCGCTCGCTGGGCCAAAGCACCTCGCTCTATCATGCGGCGCGTGAGGCCCGGGGGCAGTGGCTGGCGACCCTCGATGGCGACGGGCAGAACGACCCGGCGGACATCCCGGGCATGCTGGCGCTGGTGCGCGGCGGGCGAGGCAGGGGCGAGGTGCAATTGGTGGCCGGTCACCGCACCAACCGCCGCGACACCGCGAGCAAGCGCTGGGCTTCGCGTTTCGCCAATGGCCTGCGCAGCCGCCTGCTCAAGGACGCCACGCCCGACACTGGCTGTGGCTTGAAACTGATTCAACGCGCGGCGTTTTTGCGCCTGCCGTATTTCGACCATATGCATCGGTACATTCCAGCACTGATCCAGCGCCACAATGGCCGAATGATCGTCCATCCGGTCAACCACCGGCACCGCACTGCCGGTGTGTCCAAGTACGGCAATATCGACCGCGCCCTTGTCGGCATTCTCGACCTGATCGGCGTCTGGTGGCTGATCAAGCGCACTCGGCTCAACACCCAGGCCCAGGAGGTCGAGGGATGA
- a CDS encoding lipid-A-disaccharide synthase N-terminal domain-containing protein, producing MTLSREVLWLVIGFAGQIAFTGRFVLQWLYSEYKKRSVIPVSFWYLSIVGSTLLFAYAIYRQDPVFIAGQAFGSIVYLRNLQLIAKSKHLKE from the coding sequence ATGACCCTGTCGCGCGAAGTGCTGTGGCTGGTGATCGGCTTTGCCGGGCAAATTGCGTTCACCGGCCGCTTCGTCCTGCAGTGGCTGTACAGTGAGTACAAAAAACGCAGCGTGATCCCGGTGAGCTTCTGGTACTTGAGCATCGTCGGCAGCACATTGCTGTTTGCGTACGCCATTTACCGACAGGACCCGGTGTTCATTGCCGGTCAGGCCTTTGGCTCCATCGTGTATCTGCGCAACTTGCAATTGATTGCGAAAAGCAAACACCTCAAGGAATGA